One Bemisia tabaci chromosome 7, PGI_BMITA_v3 DNA window includes the following coding sequences:
- the prtp gene encoding thioredoxin domain-containing protein 5 homolog, whose amino-acid sequence MQFRSLFRHKMKILFPAAGWFFMQLFASSFAEAEDSKIKVLTAADFSTAIAKNNHFVMFFAPWCTYCQRLEPTWEELAEMLNEPVDSRVNIAKVDCTTDTSLCSEHDVTGYPTLKFFKQGSNAGAKFRGTRDLPSLSTFINEQMNDDPNEDSSSESGSAPENNSGLFELTDDNFHKHIATGSHFVKFYAPWCGHCQKLAPTWNSLAKSFESDPKVRISKIDCTIHDSVCINLEIRSYPTLLWFEDGRKVEKYSGHRNLEDFQAYVQKMLDSKSKSSQKSKQVEEDVPDKASPVLALSTETFESGIEKGITFVKFFAPWCGHCKRLAPTWDELAKKFSENSKIKIAKVDCTLSSSKTLCNTQEVDGFPSLFLYIDGKKVSEYNGSRDLEDLYNFVIKHEIQHDEL is encoded by the exons ATGCAGTTTAGGTCATTATTTCGCCACAAAATGAAAATCCTATTTCCAGCTGCAGGATGGTTCTTCATGCAGCTATTTGCCTCTAGCTTTGCTGAAGCAGaagattcaaaaattaaagttctCACAGCTGCTGATTTTTCGACAGCCATTGCTAAGAATAACCACTTCGTAATGTTTTTTGCACCATG GTGCACCTATTGCCAAAGATTGGAACCAACGTGGGAAGAACTTGCGGAAATGTTGAACGAGCCTGTTGATAGCCGCGTAAACATTGCCAAGGTTGATTGCACTACTGATACATCTTTGTGCTCAGAACATGATGTAACTGGTTACCCAAC cttaaaatttttcaaacaaggATCTAATGCTGGAGCTAAATTCAGAGGGACCAGGGATTTACCATCCCTCAGTACTTTCATCAATGAACAGATGAACGATGACCCCAACGAG GATTCTTCCTCCGAAAGTGGCTCGGCCCCAGAAAACAACAGTGGTTTATTTGAGCTAACGGATGATAATTTCCATAAACATATTGCGACTGGGTCTCACTTCGTAAAGTTTTACGCTCCGTGGTGTGGTCATTGTCAG aaactAGCACCTACCTGGAACTCTCTAGCTAAATCATTTGAGTCTGATCCTAAAGTTCGGATCTCAAAAATTGATTGTACGATTCATGATTCAGTCTGCATAAACTTAGAAATCAGATCCTACCCAACATTATTGTGGTTTGAAGATGGAAGGAAG gTTGAAAAGTATAGTGGTCATAGAAATCTAGAAGATTTTCAAGCCTACGTCCAGAAAATGCTGGACTCTAAATCGAAATCAAGTCAGAAGTCCAAGCAAGTAGAAGAAGATGTACCTGATAAAGCTAGTCCTGTATTGGCCCTCTCAACGGAGACTTTCGAATCTGGGATTGAAAAGGGAATCACTTTTGTTAAGTTCTTCGCCCCATG GTGTGGTCACTGCAAAAGGCTAGCACCCACTTGGGACGAACTCGCCaagaaattctcagaaaatagCAAGATCAAGATTGCAAAAGTTGACTGCACTTTGTCTTCCAGTAAAACCTTGTGCAATACTCAGGAG GTGGATGGTTTTCCAAGTCTGTTCCTGTATATTGACGGGAAAAAAGTATCAGAGTACAACGGCTCACGAGATCTTGAAGACTTATACAACTTTGTCATAAAGCATGAAATTCAGCATGATGAGCTTTAA